One genomic region from Reichenbachiella ulvae encodes:
- a CDS encoding RluA family pseudouridine synthase, whose product MEEVYEEGELHEHYRIVVDPKQDLLRLDKFLMDKLPNITRNKLQELIKDGFVKVNEAKVKPNYKVHPEDVVLVELPEPPRDTEVVPEEIPLNIVYEDEHLLVVNKEAGMVVHPAHQNWSGTLVNALTWHFQNLPTMPDNDGRPGLVHRIDKDTSGLLVIAKTELAMNSLAKQFFDHSIERTYYALVWGEPEEEKGTINVNLGRSLKDRRVTAPFPEGDFGRTAITHYEVLKNLRYVSLIKCNLETGRTHQIRAHLKYLGHPLFNDATYGGDRIIKGTTFTKYKQFVDNCFKIIPRQALHAKSLGFVHPATKEFVQFDSELPSDFQSVIEKWENYVNTVD is encoded by the coding sequence ATGGAAGAAGTGTACGAAGAAGGAGAATTGCATGAACACTACCGAATTGTGGTAGATCCGAAACAGGATTTGCTTCGTTTGGACAAGTTTCTCATGGATAAACTGCCCAATATTACCCGAAACAAACTGCAAGAGTTAATCAAGGATGGTTTTGTAAAGGTGAATGAGGCTAAAGTTAAGCCGAACTATAAAGTCCATCCGGAGGATGTGGTTTTGGTGGAGCTGCCGGAACCCCCGAGAGATACGGAAGTAGTACCAGAAGAGATTCCTTTGAATATCGTATATGAGGACGAGCATCTGCTGGTAGTCAATAAGGAGGCCGGTATGGTTGTCCACCCTGCTCATCAGAATTGGTCGGGCACACTGGTCAATGCCCTGACCTGGCATTTCCAGAATTTACCAACCATGCCTGACAATGATGGCCGACCTGGGTTGGTTCATCGAATCGATAAGGATACATCGGGACTGCTAGTGATTGCCAAAACAGAACTAGCTATGAATAGCCTGGCCAAGCAGTTTTTTGATCACAGCATCGAGCGAACCTATTATGCGTTGGTTTGGGGAGAACCAGAAGAAGAAAAAGGAACGATCAATGTGAATCTGGGTAGAAGCCTGAAGGACCGAAGAGTTACAGCCCCTTTTCCAGAGGGGGATTTTGGTAGAACCGCTATTACACATTACGAGGTGCTGAAGAACCTGCGCTATGTTTCTTTGATCAAGTGCAATCTGGAAACGGGAAGAACCCATCAGATTCGTGCGCATCTCAAATATTTGGGGCATCCCTTGTTTAATGATGCTACCTATGGCGGAGATCGAATTATCAAAGGGACAACCTTTACAAAATACAAACAATTTGTCGATAATTGCTTTAAGATAATTCCTCGGCAGGCACTACACGCCAAATCACTTGGCTTTGTACATCCCGCCACTAAAGAATTTGTTCAATTTGATTCTGAATTGCCTTCCGATTTTCAGTCAGTGATTGAAAAATGGGAGAACTATGTTAATACTGTTGACTAA
- a CDS encoding lysophospholipid acyltransferase family protein: MQIFRYLWYYSFWLYVRTCLHFYYKRIKVVGYDKVPKGVPIIFGANHQNALVDPLLMTTHIYQMTHYLVRADVFKNPIVRRFLNSLNLMPVYRARDGVNSIKANQQIFKACFDAFKVGESLMLFPEGTHDDRWVEKPMKKGIARIALGGLSQPDSVKELYIVPIGLTYSGMKSFRSSMVLHYGEPIKVEKQEEIAENIDRLKNQFESSLKHYHAALPEKGYDYLEKVFFHNQDGKTLIEDYQTINEQSRIIDERATDEEKQEILTLSKELEKGGLKFPFPKRKSPILNALFAALLSPLALVGFILNLPILFVPWKIMKGIKDKVFVDTIYFGVGLVGFPTLWLIYAGIAYSQTSMWQYALGALIASPLSLLAFGRFRYEWDIYQRNAAFNRSEQLKQTYDKFLKSIEHLKAYTS; encoded by the coding sequence ATGCAAATATTTAGGTATCTATGGTACTACTCCTTTTGGTTATACGTTCGTACCTGTCTTCATTTTTATTATAAGAGAATTAAAGTAGTTGGGTACGACAAGGTGCCCAAAGGAGTGCCCATCATTTTTGGAGCGAATCATCAAAATGCTTTGGTGGATCCACTGCTGATGACTACACATATTTATCAAATGACGCATTACCTGGTAAGGGCAGATGTGTTTAAGAATCCCATCGTTAGACGTTTCCTGAATTCTCTAAACCTGATGCCAGTCTATCGTGCGCGCGATGGGGTGAATTCTATCAAGGCAAACCAGCAGATATTTAAAGCTTGCTTTGATGCTTTTAAGGTAGGGGAGTCTTTGATGCTTTTTCCAGAAGGTACACATGATGATCGATGGGTAGAGAAACCCATGAAGAAAGGAATCGCAAGAATAGCACTTGGAGGTCTGAGCCAGCCAGATTCTGTAAAGGAGCTTTACATAGTACCTATCGGATTGACTTATTCAGGAATGAAGAGCTTTAGGTCGTCTATGGTGCTGCACTATGGCGAGCCCATCAAAGTGGAAAAGCAGGAGGAGATTGCAGAAAATATAGATCGACTGAAAAATCAATTTGAGTCATCACTCAAGCACTATCACGCGGCATTGCCCGAAAAAGGCTATGATTACTTAGAGAAAGTGTTTTTTCATAATCAGGACGGAAAGACACTGATAGAAGACTACCAGACGATCAATGAACAGTCGCGAATCATAGATGAGCGAGCCACCGATGAAGAAAAGCAAGAAATTCTGACCTTATCAAAAGAATTGGAAAAGGGAGGGTTGAAATTTCCGTTTCCTAAAAGGAAGTCTCCAATTTTGAATGCGCTTTTTGCAGCTTTATTGAGTCCATTGGCATTGGTGGGGTTCATCCTCAATCTTCCCATTTTATTTGTGCCATGGAAGATCATGAAAGGGATCAAAGACAAGGTATTTGTCGATACGATCTATTTTGGTGTAGGACTGGTAGGTTTTCCCACTCTTTGGTTGATTTATGCAGGCATTGCCTATAGTCAGACGTCTATGTGGCAATATGCCTTAGGTGCTTTAATTGCATCACCCCTGTCTTTGTTGGCTTTTGGTCGCTTTCGCTATGAATGGGATATCTATCAGCGCAATGCTGCATTCAATCGTTCAGAGCAATTGAAACAGACTTACGATAAGTTTCTGAAAAGTATAGAGCATCTCAAAGCTTACACCTCTTAA
- the prmC gene encoding peptide chain release factor N(5)-glutamine methyltransferase yields the protein MTQVFPKSALEKLSSQLQSIYDQNEAEAIAKIALEHLFEWNTTSYIINRSTTIDSDKLKDLNDYENRLLKHEPIQYIIGESDFYGRKFKVNQEVLIPRQETESLIQLIKETQPWNQVTLADVGTGSGCIPCTLYHEIDTAQVLAFDISKGALEVAQSNASRLNCKIEFRQLNILIESLPLDYFDIIVSNPPYVLDSEKEAMHSNVLEFEPHLALFVEDKHPLLFYEVIAQKAKNSLKKQGYLFFEINEQYGKATADLLTELGYQHVTIHQDLNQKDRFASAQLI from the coding sequence ATGACTCAAGTATTTCCCAAAAGTGCTCTGGAAAAGCTATCCTCCCAACTACAATCTATTTATGATCAAAATGAAGCGGAAGCCATTGCTAAAATAGCCCTAGAGCACCTATTTGAATGGAATACGACTAGCTACATTATCAATCGCTCAACTACTATCGATTCCGATAAGCTAAAAGACCTCAATGACTATGAAAACCGCCTGCTTAAACACGAACCCATACAATACATAATAGGTGAGTCAGATTTTTATGGCCGCAAATTCAAAGTGAATCAAGAGGTACTAATACCTCGCCAGGAAACCGAGTCATTGATCCAGTTGATCAAAGAAACCCAGCCATGGAATCAAGTCACCCTTGCCGATGTAGGGACAGGCTCAGGCTGCATTCCCTGCACGCTCTACCATGAAATCGACACTGCCCAGGTATTGGCCTTCGATATTAGCAAGGGGGCTTTAGAAGTTGCACAAAGCAATGCTTCACGACTTAACTGTAAGATTGAATTTCGACAATTAAATATTTTGATTGAATCCTTACCGCTTGATTACTTCGACATCATCGTAAGTAACCCACCTTATGTTTTAGATTCAGAAAAAGAAGCCATGCATTCAAATGTTTTAGAATTCGAACCTCATCTGGCCCTTTTTGTTGAAGACAAACACCCTTTACTTTTTTATGAAGTCATTGCCCAAAAGGCCAAGAATAGCTTAAAAAAGCAAGGGTATCTTTTCTTTGAAATCAATGAGCAATATGGCAAAGCCACTGCTGACCTATTGACCGAACTCGGGTACCAGCATGTCACAATTCATCAAGACCTTAATCAAAAAGACCGTTTTGCTTCTGCACAGTTGATTTAA
- the ribD gene encoding bifunctional diaminohydroxyphosphoribosylaminopyrimidine deaminase/5-amino-6-(5-phosphoribosylamino)uracil reductase RibD: MGTKIWKENYLYLMDHPTDLTYMRRALELASIGSKDASPNPMVGCVIVHNGKIIGEGWHQKYGGPHAEVNAVASVEDQSLLSESTVYVTLEPCAHHGKTPPCADLLVEHKVKKVVIANEDPFPLVNGGGIEKLKAAGIEVQIGPQNKDGLNLNRRFFHVQKKRRPFVVLKWAQTADGYVARENYDSKWISNAYSRKLVHKWRAEEDAILVGKNTVKYDDPALTVRGWEGDHPLRVFIDRNLELPNELKLKDGALPTICYNLKKSETLDNLEYVKLPKIDFMKSLLEDLFRRKVQSVLVEGGSAILHDVIDSRLWDEARIFISENEFRVGIPAPRLIGNQISTQNIEGDKLMVFKPYA; the protein is encoded by the coding sequence ATGGGGACAAAAATATGGAAAGAAAACTATCTTTATCTCATGGATCATCCGACAGATTTGACTTACATGCGCCGTGCCCTGGAGCTGGCTTCTATTGGTTCGAAGGACGCTAGTCCTAACCCCATGGTGGGCTGTGTAATAGTGCATAATGGGAAGATAATAGGTGAGGGCTGGCATCAGAAATATGGAGGTCCACATGCAGAAGTCAATGCTGTTGCTAGTGTTGAAGATCAATCCTTGTTGTCAGAGTCTACCGTTTATGTTACCCTTGAGCCCTGTGCTCATCATGGTAAAACACCGCCATGTGCAGACTTATTAGTGGAGCATAAAGTCAAGAAAGTGGTGATTGCCAATGAAGACCCTTTTCCATTGGTCAATGGAGGAGGAATAGAAAAACTCAAAGCTGCCGGTATCGAAGTACAGATAGGTCCCCAAAATAAGGATGGGCTAAATCTGAATAGGCGATTTTTTCATGTTCAAAAAAAGAGGAGGCCATTTGTGGTTTTGAAGTGGGCACAAACCGCAGATGGCTATGTGGCACGCGAAAATTACGATTCCAAATGGATCAGTAACGCATACTCTAGAAAACTTGTGCACAAATGGAGGGCGGAGGAAGATGCCATTTTGGTAGGCAAAAATACTGTCAAATATGATGATCCAGCGCTGACTGTTCGTGGATGGGAAGGAGACCATCCTTTACGTGTCTTTATCGACAGGAATCTGGAACTGCCTAATGAGTTGAAGCTGAAGGACGGAGCGCTACCTACGATTTGCTACAATCTTAAAAAGTCGGAGACTTTAGATAATTTGGAGTATGTCAAATTGCCCAAAATTGACTTTATGAAATCTTTGTTAGAGGATTTATTTAGAAGAAAAGTTCAATCTGTATTGGTCGAAGGCGGGAGTGCAATCCTTCATGATGTGATTGATTCACGATTATGGGATGAGGCTAGAATATTTATTTCGGAGAATGAATTTAGAGTTGGTATCCCTGCACCGAGATTAATCGGAAATCAAATTTCCACTCAAAATATAGAAGGAGATAAGCTGATGGTTTTTAAGCCTTATGCATGA
- a CDS encoding type II toxin-antitoxin system PemK/MazF family toxin has translation MHQGEIWELYLDPTKGSKQSGRRPAVIISGNLLNQHLQVVIVCPLTTQVKNYKGNVVLEPNEQNGLTTQSEILTFHIRSVSKTRLKKKIGKIENDQINQVKRCLDDILRY, from the coding sequence ATGCACCAGGGTGAAATATGGGAGCTGTATCTTGATCCAACTAAGGGAAGTAAACAATCAGGTAGAAGACCAGCGGTCATCATTAGTGGTAATCTACTCAACCAACATCTACAAGTGGTTATCGTATGCCCATTGACTACTCAAGTCAAAAACTATAAAGGGAATGTGGTTTTAGAACCGAATGAACAAAATGGGCTAACCACACAATCCGAAATATTAACTTTTCACATTCGGTCTGTATCCAAAACGAGACTAAAAAAGAAAATCGGCAAAATTGAAAATGATCAAATCAACCAAGTTAAAAGATGTCTCGATGACATACTCAGATATTGA
- a CDS encoding ribbon-helix-helix domain-containing protein — translation MTTFTSSLPSALLDRLNDTAQKLKLPKNKLIERALDLYLDQINRAEYTKSYKLAGQDEDIMMIAEEGMVDYLSNLSDSNAPG, via the coding sequence ATGACGACTTTTACATCCTCATTACCTTCTGCTCTTTTGGATCGTTTGAACGATACAGCTCAAAAATTGAAGCTTCCAAAAAACAAGTTGATAGAAAGAGCATTAGACCTCTATCTTGATCAAATCAACCGAGCAGAATATACTAAGTCATACAAGCTAGCAGGTCAGGATGAGGACATCATGATGATCGCAGAAGAAGGTATGGTGGACTATTTATCGAATCTATCCGACTCAAATGCACCAGGGTGA
- a CDS encoding ribonucleoside-diphosphate reductase subunit alpha, with the protein MLVMKRDGRRESVKFDKVTARIEKLCYGLNTSFIEPIDIAKKVINGIYDGVTTVELDNLAAETAASMTTIHPDFAKLAARIAISNLHKTTSKSFSNTMKRLYTYIDPKTGENASLIAKDVYGIIKENAALLDSSIIYDRDFGYDYFGFKTLERSYLMRLDGQIVERPQHMLMRVAVGIHKEDIKSAIQTYNLLSERWFTHATPTLFNAGTPKPQLSSCFLLTMKDDSIDGIYDTLKQTAKISQSAGGIGLSIHNVRATGSYIKGTNGVSNGIVPMLRNFDMTARYVDQGGGKRKGSFAIYLEPWHADIFDFLDLKKNHGKEELRARDLFYALWTPDLFMQRVKENGDWTLMCPNECPGLAEVHGEEFEKLYTKYESEGRGRKTVKAQDLWFEILESQIETGTPYMLFKDSANKKSNQKNLGTIKSSNLCTEIIEYTSPDEVAVCNLASIALPMYIDEETNEFDHQKLYDITYVITKNLNKVIDINYYPIPEAKNSNMRHRPIGIGVQGLADTFMKLRMPFDSPEARKLNKEIFETIYFASMTASKDLAKVDGPYETFKGSPVSKGIFQYDMWNVTPTDRWDWTSLKQEVKKHGVRNSLLLAPMPTASTSQILGNNECFEPYTSNMYLRRVLSGEFTVVNKHLMKDLIELNLWDDSMKNRIMEANGSIQNIAEIPQEIKEIYKTVWEISQKAIIDMSADRGAFICQSQSLNIHLQEPNFGKMTSMHFYAWEKGLKTGMYYLRTKAAADAIKFTVKKDSNKVSEAAALTDREGQANSDFECVGCGS; encoded by the coding sequence ATGTTAGTAATGAAAAGAGATGGTCGCCGCGAATCCGTGAAATTCGACAAAGTGACCGCCCGTATCGAAAAACTCTGCTATGGTCTCAACACTTCGTTTATCGAACCTATTGACATTGCCAAAAAGGTAATCAATGGTATCTATGATGGAGTAACAACCGTAGAGTTGGACAACCTGGCTGCTGAAACTGCAGCTTCAATGACAACCATTCACCCAGATTTTGCTAAGCTAGCTGCTAGAATTGCAATATCTAACCTACACAAGACAACAAGCAAGTCCTTCTCTAATACGATGAAGAGACTGTATACCTACATCGATCCTAAAACTGGAGAGAACGCTTCTCTCATCGCTAAGGACGTATATGGTATCATTAAAGAAAACGCTGCATTACTGGACTCATCTATCATTTATGATAGAGATTTCGGATATGACTATTTCGGATTCAAAACACTGGAGAGATCCTATTTGATGAGACTAGATGGTCAGATCGTAGAAAGACCACAGCACATGCTCATGAGAGTAGCTGTTGGTATTCATAAAGAAGACATCAAGTCAGCCATTCAAACTTATAACCTTCTATCTGAAAGATGGTTTACACACGCGACACCTACATTATTCAATGCAGGTACGCCAAAACCACAGCTTTCTTCATGCTTCCTACTCACAATGAAGGATGATAGTATAGACGGGATATATGACACACTGAAGCAAACTGCTAAAATTTCACAATCTGCAGGGGGAATAGGATTGAGCATTCACAATGTAAGAGCGACAGGGTCATACATCAAAGGAACTAACGGAGTATCTAATGGAATCGTGCCAATGTTGAGAAACTTTGACATGACTGCCAGATACGTAGATCAAGGAGGGGGAAAAAGAAAGGGAAGCTTCGCGATCTACCTTGAGCCATGGCATGCCGACATATTTGACTTCTTGGATTTGAAAAAGAATCATGGTAAGGAAGAGCTAAGAGCAAGAGACTTGTTCTATGCGCTTTGGACTCCTGACCTTTTCATGCAAAGAGTAAAAGAAAATGGCGATTGGACGCTCATGTGTCCAAACGAATGCCCTGGTCTTGCTGAAGTACATGGCGAAGAATTCGAAAAGCTATATACTAAGTATGAGTCTGAAGGAAGAGGAAGAAAAACCGTAAAGGCTCAAGACCTTTGGTTTGAAATCCTTGAATCTCAAATCGAGACGGGTACGCCATATATGCTGTTCAAGGATTCTGCTAACAAAAAATCAAATCAGAAGAACCTGGGTACTATTAAATCTAGTAACCTATGTACTGAGATTATTGAGTATACGTCTCCAGACGAAGTGGCTGTTTGTAACTTGGCCTCTATTGCACTGCCGATGTATATCGATGAAGAAACTAATGAATTTGATCATCAGAAGCTTTATGATATCACCTATGTGATCACTAAGAACCTGAACAAAGTAATTGACATCAATTACTACCCAATACCAGAGGCGAAAAACTCAAACATGAGACACAGACCAATCGGTATTGGAGTACAGGGCTTGGCTGATACTTTCATGAAGTTGAGAATGCCATTCGACTCTCCAGAAGCAAGAAAATTGAACAAAGAGATCTTCGAAACGATCTACTTTGCATCTATGACTGCTTCGAAAGATTTGGCTAAAGTGGATGGACCATACGAAACTTTCAAAGGTTCTCCAGTATCTAAGGGAATATTCCAATATGACATGTGGAATGTGACTCCAACAGATCGTTGGGATTGGACATCATTGAAGCAAGAGGTAAAGAAACACGGGGTAAGAAACTCTCTCTTATTGGCTCCAATGCCTACCGCTTCTACTTCTCAAATCCTTGGAAACAATGAATGTTTCGAGCCTTATACTTCCAACATGTATTTGAGAAGAGTATTGTCTGGAGAGTTCACTGTAGTGAATAAGCATTTGATGAAAGATTTGATCGAATTAAATCTTTGGGATGACAGCATGAAAAACAGAATCATGGAAGCCAATGGTTCTATTCAAAACATCGCTGAGATACCACAAGAGATCAAAGAAATCTACAAGACGGTTTGGGAAATCTCTCAGAAGGCAATCATTGACATGTCTGCAGATAGAGGTGCATTCATCTGCCAAAGCCAGAGTTTGAACATTCACCTGCAAGAGCCTAACTTCGGAAAAATGACCTCTATGCACTTCTATGCATGGGAAAAAGGTCTGAAAACGGGGATGTATTACCTGAGAACGAAGGCAGCCGCAGACGCGATTAAGTTCACTGTAAAGAAAGATTCGAACAAAGTATCTGAAGCAGCTGCGCTTACTGATAGAGAAGGTCAAGCCAATTCAGATTTCGAATGTGTTGGATGCGGTAGTTAA
- a CDS encoding ribonucleoside-diphosphate reductase small subunit, with translation MANQNIENEPILKENKDRFVLFPIEKNDIWQFYKKAEASFWTAEEIDLSQDLKDWNNLNDGERHFITHVLAFFAASDGIVNENLAENFVSEVQYTEAKFFYGFQIAIENIHSETYSLLIDTYVKDAKEKDKLFHAVETIPCVGKKADWALRWIDNGSFAERLIAFAAVEGIFFSGSFCSIFWLKKRGLMPGLTFSNELISRDEGLHCDFACLLYNNHLVNKLSEETVQEIICDAVTIEKEFVTDAIPVKLIGMNAELMCQYIEFVADRLLMELGCDKVYNAENPFDFMEMISLQGKTNFFEKRVAEYQKAGVMNEKNDDSPKFSLDEDF, from the coding sequence ATGGCAAATCAAAACATTGAAAACGAACCTATCTTAAAAGAAAATAAGGATCGCTTTGTTCTTTTCCCAATTGAAAAGAATGACATCTGGCAGTTCTATAAAAAGGCAGAAGCTAGTTTTTGGACAGCAGAGGAAATCGATCTAAGTCAAGACCTCAAAGACTGGAACAACCTAAATGATGGGGAAAGGCATTTTATCACACATGTGTTGGCCTTTTTTGCAGCAAGTGATGGGATCGTCAATGAAAATTTGGCGGAAAACTTCGTTTCTGAGGTACAATATACAGAAGCCAAATTTTTCTACGGTTTTCAAATCGCAATTGAAAACATTCACTCTGAAACGTATTCTTTACTTATCGACACTTATGTAAAGGATGCAAAAGAAAAAGATAAATTATTCCATGCTGTCGAAACCATCCCTTGCGTAGGCAAGAAAGCTGATTGGGCACTTAGATGGATTGATAATGGATCATTTGCTGAAAGATTAATTGCTTTTGCTGCTGTAGAAGGGATTTTCTTCTCTGGTAGTTTCTGCTCTATTTTCTGGTTAAAGAAAAGAGGCCTGATGCCAGGACTGACATTCTCCAACGAATTGATCTCAAGAGACGAAGGTCTTCACTGTGATTTCGCATGCCTGCTTTACAACAATCATTTGGTTAATAAACTATCAGAAGAAACTGTACAGGAGATCATCTGCGATGCGGTGACTATTGAAAAAGAATTTGTAACTGACGCTATCCCGGTAAAATTGATCGGTATGAATGCAGAGTTGATGTGTCAGTACATAGAGTTTGTTGCAGACCGATTGCTCATGGAGCTGGGGTGCGACAAAGTATATAATGCAGAAAACCCGTTTGATTTTATGGAGATGATTTCTCTCCAAGGCAAAACAAACTTCTTTGAGAAGAGAGTGGCCGAATATCAGAAAGCGGGCGTCATGAATGAGAAAAATGACGATTCACCGAAGTTTAGTTTAGATGAAGATTTTTAA
- the rplU gene encoding 50S ribosomal protein L21, producing the protein MYAIVEIAGKQFKVTQDQFVYAPGLEGEEGASVEFDNVLLVDNDGKVKVGTPTVKGAKVTGKILSQEKDDKVIVFKKKRRKGYKKKNGHRQPLTKVLIETIK; encoded by the coding sequence ATGTACGCAATAGTAGAGATAGCAGGAAAGCAGTTCAAAGTAACGCAAGACCAATTCGTCTACGCTCCAGGTTTGGAGGGCGAAGAGGGCGCTTCCGTAGAGTTTGACAATGTATTGTTAGTGGATAACGATGGCAAGGTCAAAGTAGGTACCCCAACTGTAAAGGGTGCGAAAGTAACAGGTAAAATCCTTTCTCAGGAGAAAGACGATAAAGTGATCGTTTTCAAAAAGAAGAGAAGAAAAGGATATAAGAAGAAAAATGGTCACAGACAGCCTTTGACCAAAGTATTGATAGAGACGATTAAATAA
- the rpmA gene encoding 50S ribosomal protein L27, with protein MAHKKGAGSSKNGRESHSKRLGVKIFGGEKIVAGNIIVRQRGTKHHPGENVGMGKDHTLFALSDGVVEFKKGRQNRSYVSVVTAEA; from the coding sequence ATGGCACATAAGAAAGGAGCAGGTAGTTCTAAAAACGGAAGAGAGTCGCATAGTAAACGACTTGGAGTTAAGATCTTTGGCGGTGAGAAAATCGTAGCAGGTAACATCATCGTAAGACAAAGAGGAACCAAGCACCACCCAGGTGAAAACGTAGGGATGGGTAAAGACCATACTTTGTTTGCACTGAGTGACGGTGTAGTGGAATTCAAAAAAGGAAGACAAAACAGATCTTACGTATCTGTAGTGACTGCTGAGGCTTAA
- a CDS encoding tetratricopeptide repeat protein — protein MKKVTTYLFLIMIVFQSCLKIESADSGDSDNSNEFLSDTEAVSADSNKIVSLTGKMLDAPDMDRWTKLKFEEKLEEAYTDYQQYPDSLEVIAWYGRRLSHLYRYHASIQVFTEGLKKFPDSFELYRHRGHRYLTIRQVDHAIDDLEKAAFYMRNEPVEIEEPSIPNSRNVPRSSIQFNVWYHLGLSYYIKGNFDKAVSAYKKCLSLANNHDMLVSVTHWLYITYHKIGNVDAAENLLAPIEEKMNVIENFQYHKLLLLYKGLLKPTELYDESTTDGSVNQLTLGYGVGSWYYNNGSKDKALQTFNKMLESPYWQAFGYLAAEMEIASRSAIAG, from the coding sequence ATGAAAAAAGTTACTACATATCTGTTCTTAATTATGATTGTCTTCCAATCTTGTCTCAAGATTGAAAGTGCGGATAGTGGTGATTCCGATAATTCAAATGAGTTTTTAAGTGATACAGAGGCTGTTTCGGCAGACTCAAATAAGATCGTGTCTTTAACGGGTAAGATGTTAGATGCCCCAGATATGGATCGTTGGACTAAGCTGAAGTTTGAAGAGAAACTGGAAGAGGCCTACACTGACTATCAGCAATATCCAGATAGTTTGGAAGTGATTGCCTGGTATGGACGAAGACTTTCGCATTTATACCGTTATCACGCATCTATTCAGGTTTTTACCGAGGGGTTGAAAAAGTTTCCTGATTCATTTGAGCTATATCGGCATAGAGGTCATAGGTATTTGACCATTCGTCAAGTGGATCATGCTATAGATGATCTGGAAAAGGCCGCCTTTTACATGAGAAACGAACCTGTGGAAATTGAAGAGCCTTCTATTCCAAACTCCCGAAATGTACCCAGAAGTTCAATTCAATTCAATGTCTGGTATCATTTGGGCCTGTCATACTATATCAAAGGGAATTTTGATAAAGCCGTTTCTGCCTATAAGAAATGCCTGTCACTGGCAAATAATCATGATATGTTGGTGTCAGTTACGCATTGGTTATACATTACCTATCATAAGATTGGTAATGTTGACGCTGCTGAAAATTTGCTAGCACCCATAGAAGAAAAAATGAATGTGATTGAGAATTTTCAGTATCACAAACTGCTATTACTCTACAAAGGACTGCTGAAACCCACTGAACTTTATGATGAATCTACTACAGATGGGTCAGTTAATCAGTTGACACTCGGATATGGAGTAGGTAGCTGGTATTACAACAATGGTTCTAAAGACAAAGCGCTACAAACCTTTAACAAAATGTTAGAAAGCCCATATTGGCAGGCTTTTGGATATTTGGCAGCCGAAATGGAGATTGCTAGTAGGAGCGCAATCGCGGGTTAA